A single genomic interval of Candidatus Hydrogenedentota bacterium harbors:
- the glgC gene encoding glucose-1-phosphate adenylyltransferase translates to MHEVLAVLLAGGAGERLYPLTKNRAKPAVPFGGTYRIIDFTLSNCMNSNIRRIHVLVQYKSNSLVRHIRSAWDLMRPEYGEYVEIIPPQMRVNHHWYLGTADAVYQNIYSIEQDDPKLVLILSGDHIYKMDYGKMLDFHENNRAALTIATTEVPIEEGNRFGILETDLDGRVLGFEEKPEEPKPMPGRPDTALASMGIYVFETGLLKESVAADSDLDDNQTSHDFGKDIIPKLVNTERVFAYNFLDENKKHAKYWRDVGTIDAYWEANMDLVAVDPTFNLYDKDWPLRTHAPQLPPAKFVFADEGRRFGVAVDSIVSPGCIISGGMVRRSVLSPEVRVHSYSHVEESILLHGVNVGRYARIRRAIVEKNTDIPPNTVIGYDFEHDARTFRITPKGVVVVECLNGQPAKPRQT, encoded by the coding sequence ATGCATGAAGTCCTGGCCGTGTTGCTCGCGGGCGGCGCAGGTGAACGTCTGTATCCCTTGACCAAGAATCGGGCGAAACCCGCGGTGCCTTTTGGGGGAACCTACCGTATCATCGATTTCACGCTCTCGAATTGCATGAATAGCAATATCCGGCGTATTCACGTGTTGGTGCAGTACAAGTCGAACTCGCTGGTGCGGCATATCCGGTCCGCCTGGGACCTGATGCGGCCCGAATATGGCGAATACGTGGAGATTATCCCGCCGCAGATGCGCGTGAATCACCATTGGTATCTTGGCACGGCGGATGCCGTGTATCAGAATATTTACTCCATTGAACAGGACGACCCAAAGCTGGTGCTGATCTTGTCCGGCGACCATATCTACAAAATGGACTACGGCAAGATGCTTGATTTTCACGAGAACAACCGCGCGGCGTTGACCATCGCGACAACGGAAGTGCCGATCGAGGAGGGCAACCGGTTTGGCATTCTGGAAACGGACCTGGATGGCCGGGTGTTGGGGTTTGAAGAGAAACCCGAAGAACCCAAACCTATGCCGGGACGCCCCGACACGGCCTTGGCGTCCATGGGCATCTACGTGTTCGAAACCGGCCTGCTGAAGGAATCCGTGGCCGCGGACTCGGACCTGGACGACAACCAGACCTCGCATGATTTTGGCAAAGACATCATTCCCAAGCTGGTGAATACCGAACGGGTATTTGCCTACAACTTTCTCGACGAGAACAAGAAACACGCGAAGTACTGGCGCGATGTGGGCACGATTGACGCCTATTGGGAAGCGAACATGGACCTGGTGGCCGTGGACCCGACCTTCAACCTGTACGACAAGGATTGGCCACTGCGTACGCATGCGCCGCAGTTGCCGCCGGCCAAGTTCGTGTTCGCGGATGAAGGGCGGCGGTTCGGCGTCGCCGTAGACTCGATTGTCAGCCCCGGCTGCATCATCAGCGGCGGCATGGTGCGGCGCAGCGTGCTGTCGCCGGAGGTGCGCGTGCACAGTTATTCGCACGTCGAGGAATCCATTCTGCTGCATGGCGTGAACGTGGGCCGTTACGCGCGCATCCGGCGCGCCATTGTGGAGAAGAACACCGATATCCCCCCGAATACGGTGATTGGCTACGATTTTGAACATGACGCCCGGACCTTCCGCATCACGCCGAAGGGCGTTGTGGTAGTTGAGTGCCTGAACGGTCAACCGGCCAAACCGCGCCAGACGTGA